The following proteins are encoded in a genomic region of Bacillota bacterium:
- a CDS encoding TetR/AcrR family transcriptional regulator, producing MKEAGGSDEEKRELIINAALKQFAQNGYEKASTNAIIKDAGVSKGLLFHYFENKKQLYVFLFQHSAELILQELMKRLDKDQTDFFEKIKCSQNIKLDIMSRYPEMFNFLKSAYYDSNGEVREEIKKYTNLDLKESMAMLFSNTDNSKFKPGISLKEAINIVIWTAEGFAEEVVRRNDDFDAKALADEFDGYLNILKRSLYKEESID from the coding sequence ATGAAGGAAGCTGGCGGCAGCGATGAGGAAAAAAGAGAGCTTATTATCAATGCTGCATTAAAGCAATTTGCTCAAAATGGTTATGAAAAGGCTTCAACTAATGCAATCATTAAAGATGCCGGTGTATCAAAAGGGTTGCTTTTTCATTATTTCGAAAACAAAAAGCAATTATACGTTTTTCTGTTTCAACATAGCGCGGAACTTATTTTACAAGAACTTATGAAAAGGCTTGACAAGGATCAGACGGATTTTTTTGAAAAGATCAAGTGTTCTCAAAATATCAAACTTGATATTATGAGCAGGTATCCCGAAATGTTTAATTTTTTAAAATCAGCTTATTATGATTCAAACGGTGAAGTCAGAGAAGAAATAAAGAAATACACAAATTTAGATTTAAAGGAAAGCATGGCAATGCTATTTTCGAATACAGATAATAGTAAATTTAAACCGGGCATATCGCTGAAAGAGGCGATTAATATCGTAATTTGGACGGCGGAAGGATTTGCTGAAGAAGTTGTTAGGCGTAATGATGATTTTGATGCTAAGGCGCTTGCCGATGAATTTGATGGATACCTTAACATATTAAAGAGATCACTATATAAAGAAGAATCTATTGATTAA